The window GCAAATATAATGCCCTTAATGAATCCATTAGAAGGTATTATACAAAGTAACTTTATACACAACCTTTACCCAGTGTTATGCATCCAGTCCCCACTGAATGATGTGGGGAAATGtgaccctaaccctttaacccttTTCCCAGAGAAAGCCTGTTCCTTTGGGAAGATGTGTAATCCCTGGGATGCTTTAGATATTTCcttaacacacacattcccacCCTAATTCTGACCTTTGATCAATGGCTGTATTCCCACAGAGCAATGTAAAATTACAATAGGGCCAGTCCCTTTACTTTTCTCTGAATTCCCCTTATTGTGATAAGAGCCATTCTGGGAATAGAAATCCAAGAAATTGCTAGATAGAATATGCCAGGAAACAGATCGTTATTCAATGGaccataataataatagtaacaacaATGATAATGGTCATTGATAGTAATTCGTCAAAAGATTGAAGCTCGGTTAATTCAATAAATGATACTGTATGTTGAGCACTGTTAGCTTTTTAAAGCCACACTCTGTAAGATGCGCATATCATCAAGAAGAAGGCAATCAACATTAAGCTTTGGTGTGGCTCTGACAGTGTCACTTACAAGGCTGAGGTAAAGCTGTAGCCAGATTTTGAGTCCCTCCCAATGGCCCTTGTCAGATGTGTTCAGTACGTGAGTCACAATGCACACTGGAAGGAAGCGGGTTCTAACATCCTGTTTAGGGATAGCattataaataaatgttttattgtcacatacgcCGGATAGGTGCAGTAAAATGTGTTATTTTCCAGGGTCAGCGATAGTAGTACAGCGCCCCTGGATtaaattagggttaagtaccttgctcaagggcacatcgatagATTTTTCACCTTGGGTATTCAAactagcgacctttcagttactggcccaacgcgctaaccgctaggctacataCACTACATGCATTCTTCATAAGAGTGAAGTGAATGTCACCCTCAATACAAACACAATTACATTCCCAAGCAAACAGTGTAAGGTCATCTGCTTGCGTGACACTGTTTGAAAACAAAGAAGAATGGAAAACAGCATCAATAATATTCGATCTGCTTCGCACTCTTCCGCTTCTTGCATTTCTTCAACAATGAGCTGACCTCACGAATCGCATCGAAAAAACGAATCATTTGTGTATTTGAATATATGAAACATGCAGTTGTTCACTGCCCATCTAAGAATGAGATCCCTCCACAAAGAGATGTACTGTCTCTGCTCCTACTTTGTATTTATCAAATAATAAGTTAAAATGATCATATTGATGGTTTTAAGTTGCTACAGGTCATGACGCTGAGCTGTAGCCTATTAGGCATTGTTGCAATAGAGGATTAGGTGATCTCTATAGTGCAATACATTTTGACAGTCATTTTGACATTTACCTTTTTTTTCATGTAACACTAGACTCAAAACTTTAACATTTAGTACCTTAAATTGATTTATCAAACAATATTGACCACATTTCATTGGAATTGATTACATTTTCATTGCAATTATAGTTTACATAATAATATGTTTACATAATACACCTAATAATTGTTTTAGGGGTATTTTggagtagccaccatttgccttgatgacagctttgcacaatcttggcattctctcaaccagcttcacctggaatgcttttccaacagtcttgaaggagttcccacatattctgagcacttgttggctgcttttccttcactctgaggtccgactcatccctaaccatctcaattgggtctaggttgggtgattgtggaggccaggtcatctgatgtagcactccatcactctccttcttggtcaaatagcccttacccagcctggaggtgtgttgggtcattgtcctgttgaaaaaaaaatgaaagcacacccacaccatcacacctcctccatgcttcatggtgggaactacGGTGGGAActacggtgggaactacacatgcggagatcatcgcCTACTCtgtgtttttgcgactgcacttgaagaaactttcaaagttcttgacattttcctcattgactgaccttcatgtcttaacgtAATGATAGTCTgtcctttctctttgcttatttgagctgttcgcgccataatatggacttggtcttttaccaaatagggctatcttctgtataccacacctatcttgtcacaacacaactgattggctcaaatgcattcagaaggaaataaattccacaaattaacttttaacaaggcacacctgttaatttaaatgcatttcaggtgactacctcataaagctggttgagagaatgccaagagtgtgcaaagctgtcatgaaggcaaagggtggctatttgtaaaatctcaaatataacacatgttttgttttgtttaacacttttttggttactacataattacacatgtgttatttcatcatttagatgtcttcactatttctacaatgtagaaaatagtacaaataaagaaaaacccttgaatgagtaggtgtgtccaaacttttgactggtactgtatttgttTAGGCCTCATTTTAAATTAGCagattctcatttacaatgacttAGGGAAGACTTGCAGGGAATAAGCCTGTAAAATAAAGTGTACCGTCATCTCAGAAGAGAGGCAGGGTAGGAGAACAATGATGATTCTAAAAGGTAGAGagggaccaagcctgacctgatTATTGAGGGAAGGGCTGATTAAAATGTATCATAAtttcccctttgccaagataatccacccacttgacaggtatggcatatcaagaagctgataacacagcatggtcattacacaggtgcaccttgtgctggggacaataaaaagccactctaaaatgtgcagttttttgtcacaccctgatctgtttcacctttcttgtgcttgtctccaccccccctccaggtgtcgcttgttttccccattatcccctgtgcatttatgcctgtgttttctgtttgtctgttgccagttcgtcttgtcaaaCCGACCAGCGTGGTTTTCCTGTACGCCTGTGTTGCGCTAGCCCTTGTTTTTCCTAGTTTTGCTGCTTTGACCCTGAGTATGTTTGAAAATGTTGGTGTCTCAAGGGTGAGCTGAACATGTTAAGTTTCAGACAACACTGTTTTCCTGAAAGCCCACCCTGAAGGGTATACTACAAAGCAACTTTGATAAACAACCAGAAATAACTATTGATTTTCTGGTTCATTAAGATAAACTTAGGTACATGTTGTTGGTTGTTGAGTCAATTAGACCATGCTAATGTCAAGCTTATATTTCTACTAAATAAGCTATTTAAGAATATTAGCTGGTTAACTCCTTGATCCTACTGTACCCtctgaactgatactgtacatgtTTCGGGTCATTCACAGCCCATCCTAGTCAGACACTTACTAAGACTCCTTCACACCAGTACGCCACTCCTGCAACGTGAGGGCAGGAAAAAATAAGTTACAGGAGTTGGCAATGGAGTACAAACAGCCTTAAGGGCCGGTGTCCCTATCCAGGCTGGGGCCCGAGAAAGACTTCTCCCACTGGCCGACGCAGCCTCTCCAGCCCCCAACCCTCCGCCCTCGAGGGAAACTCCCTCTACTTCCTCCCCTTCTTTAAAGGATGTGCCAAAATAAGCAGCTATGGGCCAGACGATGAACACCTTTTCCACTGGTTGATAGCAGTGGCTCACACAGTTCTGAAGAACCCTAAGAAGCAGCCTGGAGGGAAACGCTCAGTAGAACCACCATGGACACCGTTAAGATAGCCTTACTCATCTTCCTTCTAACCTCGCTCCAGCTCCTCACAACAGGTAAGCCTACAGGGATATTTAGACCTGCTTTTGGCAGTCCAAAATGACTACTAAGTGGCTTGGATCGGAGAGCGCACAAGGTGACAAAGGATTGTCTCAGACAGATATGTCGAATTCAATTAATAATGGATTTTAAAAGTTACACAGTTACGAAGTGTTTAACACTGTTGGACAGATGAGAGTTTTAGTCCGGCAAAATGGATGCTTGAAAAAATAGGCAAAAAGACTTGCCAGTAGTTGCATTTTATAATGTTTTATGTTATTTTGTCTTGAGTAGAATAATTGCTTTTATTAGCTGTTGTATTTACTTATTGTCTTAATCAGACTTGGTTTGCAAATAAAAAAATGATGCATATGGACATGTGGTTCATTAAATATCTTATATAATAACACACGAAACACAACTGGCGATCACAATCAAGATATCCAGAACAGTGTGTTTGTGAGTTGAACTAAGAGAGGCTCACACTTTGAACATTTTTCCAGGGATGTCCAATGATGCCTATGTGCATTTTTCTGTTGGTACGAGCCTGAGATAAGAGCAgcattgttttttgttgttgtcgatTGGAATCTTGtgtagtgccccccccccccttaataaGGGGCTATGAATGTTAATAAAGTAGCATAACACTTCGGGTTACGGTGTGTCAAGTATTACCAGGATAACTCAGAGACCTCCCCATGGTACAAGTCGCCCATGAGAGGCATATGGACATGAAGGTTGACAGGGAGATGCACCAAAGCTGTTGGCAGGACATTGAAACATCCATGTTTTACTAAAAGTCAATTGTAAGACCAGATGCACACCAAAAAAATCATATTTATTAGGTGTGTGTGAGGAACACTGTTCAGCACATTGTGTGCTTTACacctacactgagtgtataaaacattaagaacacctgctctttccatgacagactgaccaggtgaaagctatgatcccttattgatgtcacttgttaaatccacttcaatcagtgtagattaagaAGAAGTGAcaagttaaataaggatttttaaggttagagacaattgagacatggattgtgtatgtgtgccatttagagggtgaatgggaaagacaaaatgttgaagtgcctttgaacagggtggtagtatgtgccaggcgCACAACCGTACTCTCCGTGTATATTTCAAGTCTCTACAAGTTCAGTGAATTCATGCAACAAATTCACTTCAGATTAGCCATTCTTGGCAATCTTTTCATGAGACATATTGCATCGGACAACACAGATAATGAGACAGGACCTATAGGAATAAAAAACATTGTTTGACGTCCAGGCCGAGACAAATGAATGTGGTTACTGGGCTTGTGGAAAAAATAAAGAGGGAGTCTCCTGATTTGTTGTTTTGCTTGGAGCATGGGCACAGATCCAGGACCTGCACTGCCCAGAAAGGTGATTGGAGCTGTAGATAGAGAAGGAGCAGTTTGGTTCCCACTGGCTAACAGAGGGTGAGAGATCATTGTCCTGACCATTTCGTAGTGAAATGATCCAATCGGCAGCAAATCTCCTTCCTGCATGAATGTAAACATCTGCAGGAAACACCTAAGCAAAGCCCTAGTGACTACAGTGCAAGCCTCTATGGAGTGGACAGAGACATTTGAGTTTTTTTCCCTTGCAAATATGTCCCACCATAATATATACAAAACTAAATTGATAAAGAGTTCTCTTAGCAGGAAGTATCCGCCTacaatatattatattacatctataaAAAAACTAAACTTACTGAATGATTTAATTGTTTTTGTCTGCCTCTCGCCTGTTGTTCAGATGCTTCTTTTGTTACCACACAAAAATCAGCAGAACATTCAACAACAGGCAAACCATCAGGTAGGTAATATTTCAAGAGACAGTGGTAGTAATTTAGAAAAAATCTCAGGGATTCCTTAATTTCTTTTTTATTACAAACAAAAAATGAACACTCGAGAGTCTGGTTGCATTTTAAAGTCTGAAATATATTATCGCATCACATATGTTTATCCTGCTGCTAAGTTTTGTGATTTGAATCTTATTGTACACTACTGAGTTAGAACATCTTTGATCTGTCATCACAGAAACTACGACTGTTCCTCTTTCCACTGTAAAGAACCTTGGTGCAAATGTTACTGCAACCAGCGTTACTGCAACCAGCGTTACTGCAACCAGCGTTACTGCAACCAGTGTGACCCCAACCAGTGTGACCCCAACCAGTGTGACCCCAACCAGTGTGACCCCAACCAGTGTGACCCCAACCAGTAAGTCAAATAAAAACTTTTCAAAACATGGTCTAATGTTACAATGTTCTAGTTCAAATAAGTGTCAGAACATTAGGACATTGTAACATTAAAAAGTGTTCCATCTTTAGAGATACAGTATGCTGGTTTAGAAACTGCTGTTAACACAGCATCATAAAATGCATCATACCGACTGTATATCTGTACTTTGAAAGTGATGTATCTTgtaaacttgattgctgacatgcaaaacattttttggACTACATCAataatggactaatgaaacaaacaccaaaatattgtttttgtGGTGGAATTTTCCTTTAAGAATGATTTTGCATTCCAGATAATTCTACCTGGAATTCTGCCACAGCGCTTGCTACATCAAGAGTAACAGAAAATACAAAAATGTCATCCTCACCCCAAGCCCCAGTGAATTCCGCATCTCCATATACTAAGGATAATGGTGAGACTTCATAGACATTTCCTTTAAATTGGCTATTGAAATGTAATCTGTCTTCTCTGTAAACTTTATTTTTATGACAGAGGTCCTACATCATACAATAGGTCTGATCTGCTCACATGTGATtgtgcaacaaaaaaaacagataatAGCCAGGGTTCGAACATATATATACATCATCtcggagtgctgatttaggatcagtctTGTCTTTCAGGTCccaatgaataagattacatggacagggaggACTTGATCCTACTGTAGATCAGCTCTCCTACTCTGACAAGCTTAATACTGGCCCAGATCTTTTAAAATGTTAGACGTTTTCTGAACGAGTGCATTCTACCTCGTTCGCACAGAAACACAAGGGACCCAGGCCCCAACAACTGTTACCAAGAGTGACATTTCTCACCTTAACAAAAAGCTCTCAGGTAGGAGAAGATTTGTTTACCCTCTCTCAAATCACAATAGAGATAGGCTAGACGATAGCAAGTACTGCATTGGGTTAATGATACCATGACCCCATAACAATGTTTTGCCATGAATGTTGTCTTCAGGTTCAGAGGATGAAAATACAGGTAAGTCTAAAGCACCATCACTGTCGCTCAGTGCACTATTTTGTCTACTACCTGTGTAGGAAGACACGATGGTATAATGATAAAAATGACAATTTTTCCCCCCAGATCAAGATAAAGTCAAGGACAATAAGAATACGGATCATGTCGGTACGTCCTCTACTACCATCAACTGTATAGGAATAAACTCACATTGTCACAAATGATGCTCCATTTTCCTTGCACTGAAAAACACACGGTCCGCAAAATAACCATAACATTTTAAATGGACACATTATCCAGATGACAAGTTACCAACaccatatatacaaaagtatgtggacaccctttcaaatgaatggatttggctatttcagccacacccgttgccgaCAGGAGTATAagatcgagcacaccgccatgcattctccatagacaaacattgctaGTGGAACGGCCTTaacgaagagctcagtgactttcaacatggcaccgtgaTAGGacaccacctttccaacaagtcacatttctgccctgcttagAGCTGCCACGATCAACTGTAAGGGCTGTTGTAGtaaagcagcaaaggggggaatcaactccatatcaatgcccatgattttggaatgagatgttcgacgagcaggtgtccacatacttgagGGTATGTAGGGTATTATGCAACTAGTATCTCCTTCTCGTGGTCATCGAAAGCTCAGTTACCACATAAATCACACTGCAGAGTATATGGAGTTTTACGTTATGTTATTGTTTTCTACCAGGTCAACAGGCTGGAGGTGAGAGACGGAAACTCCTAAATCAATTAATATAGCACCTTTATGGACCCATTTACCTCAGCATCTAATGTTCTACCACACCCACCAGAGGGTGCACACACTTCAAATTTgtctgggttgtgtgtgtgtgtgtgtgtgtgtgtgtgtgtgtgtgtgtgtgtgtgtgtgtgtgtgtgtgtgtgtgtgtgtgtgtgtgtgtgtgtgtgtgtgtgtgtgtgtgtgtgtgtgtgtgtgtgtgtgtgtgtgtgtgtgtgtgcaaagtcaATAGGCAAGCCATGTTTGATTACAAATCATCATAAATTGCCTACATTGCACATTGTCCCAACAATGGTACTAATCGAACTTCTCATGGGATGTGAAAAACAACAGTTTTGTCTGCCACACTAAAAGATATACCTCCTCTTTGTCTTCAGATAAGAACCTGCTGTGGATTCTTTTGCCAGTCCTGGCACTTGTGGGGGCTGCTGTCGTGGTCCTTCTGAAAAGTAAATGCATGAAGGACCACGATCACACAGGTACTACTCAATGACTGAAACAGCTGTGACTCTACACAGCATTATGTCTACATACTCATTACAAACTAAATAGCACTCATTATTCCATGTTTTTTGTCCCTGAACAGAGATAACTGATAATGGAACAGAAAAGTAAGTATAGTCGTTGTACATAAAGATAGGACTCCTTTTGAACAGttcaattataaactgggtggttcaggCCCTGAATGccgattggctgaaagctgtggtatatcagaccgtataccacgtgTATGACAgaacatttatttttacctttctaattacattggtaaccagtttataatagcaacaaGGCACCTCTGGAGTTTGTGGTATATtgctaatataccacggcttagggctgtatccaggcacttcgCGTTGCGTTGTGCTTAAGAcctgcccttagccgtggtatattggccatataccacacctcctcaggccttattgtTTAAATATACTGTGATCTTGTCAAAAAATACTATTTTACCACCAATATGCCGTGCTGTCTCCTCTTTGCAGTGCCTCTTTCCAGAGCAGGCCAGACAACGCCAAAGACGGTGTCATGCTTCTCGGGGTGAAGTCTTCAGGTGGTGAAGACAATGGTACGTTTAAACTGTTTCACTTACTTAGCATTGTCAAATGGTGAGGCGCTGTTATACTGTAAACTTCCAGCAGCTCTGGTGAATGCATAACCAGGCCATTGCAGTAAAGCTCGGCtcggctcagtagtgtgaaaataTTATAACAAGCAATTAGTCTATTCAGTTCCCACGACTCCTCCCCTTCAAGTGAAGTAAAGACCAGGAGGAACACTTCAATAAAACTGTAAAAAGTGCAAGAGAATCATAGTCTTCTACTTAACTTTCCCAAGTTCTCGCACTCATTTCCACCATCCCTCTACATTACAACTGTTTCATCAGGCGTGGACCTGCAATTATTGCAGTGAAGCCTGGAGCTTTTAATATCTCATTGTGCACATTCAGTAAATGAGCTTGGGCTGCAGAGAACAGGGGAAGGTGTTTCCTGTGATTTCTCATCCCCACCCTTGAAAGACCAGCAGAGGATGAAAGATGGGGACttcctcacacaaacacagattATTTTGAACGGGCCCTATTGTGTGGCTCCCTGGGCCGGCAAATGTCAATGTGCCCTGGGCAGACCCTGTGTGTAGTTTGCACATCAGGCATAAATAGGCCTCCCTCCCCAAATGGGAATTTGGCTTAAAATCCCTACCTTCCTCCCTTTTCACTGTAATCAGAGCCTCATCTGTTTGCTGGTAAACTCTGAAAGCTGGACAATAATACAACACTGAACTCTACTGTTCTGTTGAGCAACCACGAAGCAAACACACCAGGGCTGAGTTCAACAGGACGCAACGTCATGGaacattcagatagaaatgtacTATACAGAACAAGGATGCCTCTGTCATTTAAAATAAGGAATCACGCTGTCTCTATTCctggcatttctatctgcaacgttcgACAACGTTTGGCTACTGATCGTGGCTCTGGATATTCCTTTTTTCTAATGCGAGGGATGTTGTAATATAACCACACCTGTCAAATTAGATCCTGGGTTAGGGTTTTATAATACATAACCAGTTTGTTCATTTTGAACTCTCCATTTCAGCTGCTGCAAGATAAACGGGAGGCCATCCCATTTGAAAGGACCAATGGATGAGGACGAGCTCTTACAACCCGAAAAATGGTCCAGATCCCTTCACCTTCAACGATCTAAACCTTTATGGACAATCAAATACAGCGTTACAGAATCACAAAAGTTACTGAAGTGGGAACATTTGTATATGGTTTGTGAGTATTGTAGGATATGGGGCTCTTAACTGAACACGTGTCTGTTAGAAGGTATAGCATGTTTTATTATGTACTTCATTGTTTTGTGTATTCCTATTTTGATGGTAATTTAGTCAAGAAGGAATTGTGATTTTAATTTAATCAAGACCAAACATACAGACATTTTAGTCAGGAAAACGATGCTGGATTCTGAATTAACATGAATAAATGAACCCAAATTCTCATTGTCTGAGTGTAAGATGATTGTCTCACCCCTGTATTCAAGATACgggttttgatttgattaaatcaCCCAAACATGCATGAAATCCAAATGTACTGAACCTGAATTCAACACACAATTCCTCGATTTAAACCAGTTAGTGACCAATACACATGGTTAACAAGTGTTTGTATGCTTTAAATCtgtttaaaataaatatttaGTTTTCAGTGTAAATGCCAGGATTGTAAAGATGAGCTTTTTTACCAGTATGTTTCCTGCTTTTGAACAAGTTATTCTGTATATTAGCTGTTGCTTGTCAGAAAACCTTTGTCAAATGTTTCCCAAGGAGGGTTGGATTTGTTTAAATCACAGATGTATGTTTCCCAAGGAGGGTTGGGTTTGTTTAAATCACAGATGTATGTTTCCCAAGGAGGGTTGGGTTTGTTTAAATCACAGATGTATGTTTCCCAAGGAGGGTTGGGTTTGTTTAAATCACAGATGTATGTTTCCCAAGGAGGGTTGGGTTTGTTTAAATCACAGATGTATGTTTCCCAAGGAGGGTTGGGTTTGTTTAAATCACAGATGTATGTTTCCCAAGGAGGGTTGGGTTTGTTTAAATCACAGATGTATGTTTCCCAAGGAGGGTTGGGTTTGTTTAAATCACAGATGTATGTTTTACAACATTTGGGGTTAAAGCAAATAAACTAAACGTGTTTATGTTTTGTAACGGAGCAAATCCATAAGATTTCCCTCTGGTCAAAGATGATTTGAATTTCAAAAAATACAGAACAGCGCTGTTTTACTGATCGGCATTAGTTGAATATTTGTTGTTTTGCACCTGTACATGCTAACAAAACATTGGCGCCATTATACAATGATTAAAGTTCATGTTGATTTTGGATGTTGACTACACCTGGCTACACTCCATATCTGATTGATTTGAATGTGTTGAGTTATATAATGCACCATTGGTTCTTAACGGTATGCAAATAAGCAGGCCTTATCGTATTCCCAAATAGTAAACACGTTTTTAATGGACAGCAAAGTCCAGGCCCAGCTGCTCCCATCACTCCTGGAGGGTTCAGTTCCAACCAGGTTGTCTTTCTTTGTCGTCAAACTGCACATATCAGATCTCACAATGATTTGTCTGAGAAACCATTTGAATAGGCTATATTATAACACAGGCTTAGTAATCTTCTGAGATGTGCAGCATCTAGAGCCTACTTGATTCGCCACCTGTAAAATGTCTAATTTATCAAAATAAACAACATGGCTAATGTAGCCTGGTAACCTTTCAGAACTGCACAGCCGAAGAATAGCAGGTCTTCAAAGGTAAGCATAGAGTTGTTGTCCATCCAGACACTCAACCTCTCAGTGCAGGCCCTGATAGAAAGGGTGGACACTCCAATGAATACTCTCTTATTGGGCAGGTGGAACATAAGAGACTATTCGGATGTACTCCAGTTCTCTCCGAGAATGCTGACTAGGAACACTATGATACACCAGCCAGACCAACAATCACACGGACTCCTCAACAAAAAAGACCATGATACAGCGTTAATATGTATTAAAACATTGAAAGATATGAGCCAGGGAATGACCCCAGAGGACACCTCATAGACTACTATAACTCCCTACCCATGGAGCTTAGCTACTCATTGCCATTTGTTAATTAGGTTTTGCAgaagcagtagctact of the Oncorhynchus gorbuscha isolate QuinsamMale2020 ecotype Even-year linkage group LG25, OgorEven_v1.0, whole genome shotgun sequence genome contains:
- the LOC124014350 gene encoding cell wall protein DAN4-like isoform X6, translated to MDTVKIALLIFLLTSLQLLTTDASFVTTQKSAEHSTTGKPSETTTVPLSTVKNLGANVTATSVTATSVTATSVTATSVTPTSVTPTSVTPTSVTPTSVTPTNNSTWNSATALATSRVTENTKMSSSPQAPVNSASPYTKDNDQDKVKDNKNTDHVDKNLLWILLPVLALVGAAVVVLLKSKCMKDHDHTEITDNGTENASFQSRPDNAKDGVMLLGVKSSGGEDNAAAR
- the LOC124014350 gene encoding uncharacterized protein LOC124014350 isoform X9, translated to MDTVKIALLIFLLTSLQLLTTDASFVTTQKSAEHSTTGKPSETTTVPLSTVKNLGANVTATSVTATSVTATSVTATSVTPTNNSTWNSATALATSRVTENTKMSSSPQAPVNSASPYTKDNGSEDENTDQDKVKDNKNTDHVDKNLLWILLPVLALVGAAVVVLLKSKCMKDHDHTEITDNGTENASFQSRPDNAKDGVMLLGVKSSGGEDNAAAR
- the LOC124014350 gene encoding cell wall protein DAN4-like isoform X7 — protein: MLLLLPHKNQQNIQQQANHQNLGANVTATSVTATSVTATSVTATSVTPTSVTPTSVTPTSVTPTSVTPTNNSTWNSATALATSRVTENTKMSSSPQAPVNSASPYTKDNETQGTQAPTTVTKSDISHLNKKLSGSEDENTDQDKVKDNKNTDHVDKNLLWILLPVLALVGAAVVVLLKSKCMKDHDHTEITDNGTENASFQSRPDNAKDGVMLLGVKSSGGEDNAAAR
- the LOC124014350 gene encoding cell wall integrity and stress response component 4-like isoform X2, with protein sequence MDTVKIALLIFLLTSLQLLTTDASFVTTQKSAEHSTTGKPSETTTVPLSTVKNLGANVTATSVTATSVTATSVTATSVTPTSVTPTSVTPTSVTPTNNSTWNSATALATSRVTENTKMSSSPQAPVNSASPYTKDNETQGTQAPTTVTKSDISHLNKKLSGSEDENTDQDKVKDNKNTDHVDKNLLWILLPVLALVGAAVVVLLKSKCMKDHDHTEITDNGTENASFQSRPDNAKDGVMLLGVKSSGGEDNAAAR
- the LOC124014350 gene encoding cell wall protein DAN4-like isoform X3 gives rise to the protein MDTVKIALLIFLLTSLQLLTTDASFVTTQKSAEHSTTGKPSETTTVPLSTVKNLGANVTATSVTATSVTATSVTATSVTPTNNSTWNSATALATSRVTENTKMSSSPQAPVNSASPYTKDNETQGTQAPTTVTKSDISHLNKKLSGSEDENTDQDKVKDNKNTDHVDKNLLWILLPVLALVGAAVVVLLKSKCMKDHDHTEITDNGTENASFQSRPDNAKDGVMLLGVKSSGGEDNAAAR
- the LOC124014350 gene encoding uncharacterized protein LOC124014350 isoform X10, whose translation is MDTVKIALLIFLLTSLQLLTTDASFVTTQKSAEHSTTGKPSETTTVPLSTVKNLGANVTATSVTATSVTATSVTATSVTPTNNSTWNSATALATSRVTENTKMSSSPQAPVNSASPYTKDNDQDKVKDNKNTDHVDKNLLWILLPVLALVGAAVVVLLKSKCMKDHDHTEITDNGTENASFQSRPDNAKDGVMLLGVKSSGGEDNAAAR
- the LOC124014350 gene encoding cell wall integrity and stress response component 4-like isoform X8, producing MDTVKIALLIFLLTSLQLLTTDASFVTTQKSAEHSTTGKPSETTTVPLSTVKNLGANVTATSVTATSVTATSVTATSVTPTSVTPTSVTPTSVTPTNNSTWNSATALATSRVTENTKMSSSPQAPVNSASPYTKDNDQDKVKDNKNTDHVDKNLLWILLPVLALVGAAVVVLLKSKCMKDHDHTEITDNGTENASFQSRPDNAKDGVMLLGVKSSGGEDNAAAR
- the LOC124014350 gene encoding integumentary mucin C.1-like isoform X1; amino-acid sequence: MDTVKIALLIFLLTSLQLLTTDASFVTTQKSAEHSTTGKPSETTTVPLSTVKNLGANVTATSVTATSVTATSVTATSVTPTSVTPTSVTPTSVTPTSVTPTNNSTWNSATALATSRVTENTKMSSSPQAPVNSASPYTKDNETQGTQAPTTVTKSDISHLNKKLSGSEDENTDQDKVKDNKNTDHVDKNLLWILLPVLALVGAAVVVLLKSKCMKDHDHTEITDNGTENASFQSRPDNAKDGVMLLGVKSSGGEDNAAAR
- the LOC124014350 gene encoding integumentary mucin C.1-like isoform X4 produces the protein MDTVKIALLIFLLTSLQLLTTDASFVTTQKSAEHSTTGKPSETTTVPLSTVKNLGANVTATSVTATSVTATSVTATSVTPTSVTPTSVTPTSVTPTSVTPTNNSTWNSATALATSRVTENTKMSSSPQAPVNSASPYTKDNGSEDENTDQDKVKDNKNTDHVDKNLLWILLPVLALVGAAVVVLLKSKCMKDHDHTEITDNGTENASFQSRPDNAKDGVMLLGVKSSGGEDNAAAR
- the LOC124014350 gene encoding salivary glue protein Sgs-3-like isoform X5, with product MDTVKIALLIFLLTSLQLLTTDASFVTTQKSAEHSTTGKPSETTTVPLSTVKNLGANVTATSVTATSVTATSVTATSVTPTSVTPTSVTPTSVTPTNNSTWNSATALATSRVTENTKMSSSPQAPVNSASPYTKDNGSEDENTDQDKVKDNKNTDHVDKNLLWILLPVLALVGAAVVVLLKSKCMKDHDHTEITDNGTENASFQSRPDNAKDGVMLLGVKSSGGEDNAAAR